From Macaca mulatta isolate MMU2019108-1 chromosome 3, T2T-MMU8v2.0, whole genome shotgun sequence, the proteins below share one genomic window:
- the EZH2 gene encoding histone-lysine N-methyltransferase EZH2 isoform X3 codes for MLVIPATREAEAGESLEHGRRRLRIIMGQTGKKSEKGPVCWRKRVKSEYMRLRQLKRFRRADEVKSMFSSNRQKILERTEILNQEWKQRRIQPVHILTSCSVTSDLDFPTQVIPLKTLNAVASVPIMYSWSPLQQNFMVEDETVLHNIPYMGDEVLDQDGTFIEELIKNYDGKVHGDRECGFINDEIFVELVNALGQYNDDDDDDDGDDPEEREEKQKDLEDHRDDKESRPPRKFPSDKIFEAISSMFPDKGTAEELKEKYKELTEQQLPGALPPECTPNIDGPNAKSVQREQSLHSFHTLFCRRCFKYDCFLHRKCNYSFHATPNTYKRKNTETALDNKPCGPQCYQHLEGAKEFAAALTAERIKTPPKRPGGRRRGRLPNNSSRPSTPTINVLESKDTDSDREAGTETGGENNDKEEEEKKDETSSSSEANSRCQTPIKMKPNIEPPENVEWSGAEASMFRVLIGTYYDNFCAIARLIGTKTCRQVYEFRVKESSIIAPAPAEDVDTPPRKKKRKHRLWAAHCRKIQLKKDGSSNHVYNYQPCDHPRQPCDSSCPCVIAQNFCEKFCQCSSECQNRFPGCRCKAQCNTKQCPCYLAVRECDPDLCLTCGAADHWDSKNVSCKNCSIQRGSKKHLLLAPSDVAGWGIFIKDPVQKNEFISEYCGEIISQDEADRRGKVYDKYMCSFLFNLNNDFVVDATRKGNKIRFANHSVNPNCYAKVMMVNGDHRIGIFAKRAIQTGEELFFDYRYSQADALKYVGIEREMEIP; via the exons AATAATCATGGGCCAGACTGGGaagaaatctgagaagggaccaGTTTGTTGGCGGAAGCGTGTAAAATCAGAGTACATGCGACTGAGACAGCTCAAGAGGTTCAGACGAGCTGATGAAGTAAAg agtatgtTTAGTTCCAATCGTCAGAAAATTTTGGAAAGAACGGAAATCTTAAACCAAGAATGGAAACAGCGAAGGATACAGCCTGTGCACATCCTGACTTCT tgtTCGGTGACCAGTGACTTGGATTTTCCAACACAAGTCATCCCATTAAAGACTCTGAATGCAGTTGCTTCAGTACCCATAATGTATTCTTGGTCTCCCCTACAGcagaattttatg gtGGAAGATGAAACTGTTTTACATAACATTCCGTATATGGGAGATGAAGTTTTAGACCAGGATGGTACTTTCATTGAAGaactaataaaaaattatgatGGAAAAGTACACGGGGATAGAG AATGTGGGTTTATAAATGATGAAATTTTTGTGGAGTTGGTCAATGCCCTTGGTCaatataatgatgatgatgatgatgatgatggagacgatcctgaagaaagagaagaaaaacagaaagatctGGAGGATCACCGAGATG ATAAAGAAAGCCGCCCACCTCGGAAATTTCCTTCTGATAAAATTTTTGAAGCCATTTCCTCGATGTTTCCAGATAAGGGCACAGCAGAAGAACTAAAGGAAAA ATATAAAGAACTCACCGAACAGCAGCTCCCAGGCGCACTTCCTCCTGAATGTACCCCCAACATAGATGGACCAAACGCTAAATCTGTTCAGAGAGAGCAAAGCTTACACTCCTTTCATACGCTTTTCTGTAGGCGATGTTTTAAATATGACTGCTTCCTACATCGTAAGTGCAATTATT CTTTTCATGCAACACCCAACACTTATAAGCGGAAGAACACAGAAACAGCTTTAGACAACAAACCTTGTGGACCACAGTGTTACCAGCATTTG GAGGGAGCAAAGGAGTTCGCTGCTGCTCTCACTGCTGAGCGGATCAAGACCCCACCAAAACGCCCAGGAGGCCGCAGAAGAGGACGGCTTCCCAATAACAGTAGCAGGCCCAGCACCCCCACCATTAATGTGCTGGAATCAAAGGATACAGACAGTGATAGGGAAGCAGGGACTGAAACGGGGGGAGAGAACAAtgataaagaagaagaagagaagaaagacgAAACTTCGAGCTCCTCTG AAGCAAATTCTCGGTGTCAAACACCAATAAAGATGAAGCCAAATATTGAACCTCCTGAGAATGTGGAGTGGAGTGGTGCTGAAGCCTCAATGTTTAGAGTCCTCATTGGCACTTACTATGACAATTTCTGTGCCATTGCTAGGTTAATTGGGACCAAAACATGTAGACAG GTGTATGAGTTTAGAGTCAAAGAATCTAGCATCATAGCTCCAGCTCCTGCTGAGGATGTGGACACTCCtccaaggaaaaagaagaggaaacacCG GTTGTGGGCTGCACACTGCAGAAAGATACAGCTGAAAAAGG ACGGCTCCTCTAACCATGTTTACAACTATCAACCCTGTGATCATCCACGGCAGCCTTGTGACAGTTCGTGCCCTTGTGTGATAGCACAAAATTTTTGTGAAAAGTTTTGTCAATGTAGTTCAGAGT GTCAAAACCGCTTTCCGGGATGCCGCTGCAAAGCACAGTGCAACACCAAGCAGTGCCCGTGCTACCTGGCCGTCCGAGAGTGTGACCCTGACCTCTGTCTTACTTGTGGAGCCGCTGACCATTGGGACAGTAAAAATGTGTCCTGCAAGAACTGCAGTATTCAGCGGGGCTCCAAAAAG CATCTATTGCTGGCACCATCTGATGTGGCAGGCTGGGGGATTTTTATCAAAGATCCTGTGCAGAAAAATGAATTCATCTCAGAATACTGTGGAGAG ATTATTTCTCAAGATGAAGCTGACAGAAGAGGGAAAGTATATGATAAATACATGTGCAGCTTTCTGTTCAACTTGAACAATG attttgtgGTGGATGCAACCCGCAAGGGTAACAAAATTCGTTTTGCAAATCATTCGGTAAATCCAAACTGCTATGCAAAAG TTATGATGGTTAACGGCGATCACAGGATAGGTATTTTTGCCAAGAGAGCCATCCAGACTGGTGAAGAGCTGTTTTTTGATTACAG ATACAGCCAGGCTGATGCCCTGAAGTATGTCGGCATcgaaagagaaatggaaatcccTTGA
- the EZH2 gene encoding histone-lysine N-methyltransferase EZH2 isoform X7, with protein MGQTGKKSEKGPVCWRKRVKSEYMRLRQLKRFRRADEVKSMFSSNRQKILERTEILNQEWKQRRIQPVHILTSCSVTSDLDFPTQVIPLKTLNAVASVPIMYSWSPLQQNFMVEDETVLHNIPYMGDEVLDQDGTFIEELIKNYDGKVHGDRECGFINDEIFVELVNALGQYNDDDDDDDGDDPEEREEKQKDLEDHRDDKESRPPRKFPSDKIFEAISSMFPDKGTAEELKEKYKELTEQQLPGALPPECTPNIDGPNAKSVQREQSLHSFHTLFCRRCFKYDCFLHRKCNYSFHATPNTYKRKNTETALDNKPCGPQCYQHLEGAKEFAAALTAERIKTPPKRPGGRRRGRLPNNSSRPSTPTINVLESKDTDSDREAGTETGGENNDKEEEEKKDETSSSSEANSRCQTPIKMKPNIEPPENVEWSGAEASMFRVLIGTYYDNFCAIARLIGTKTCRQVYEFRVKESSIIAPAPAEDVDTPPRKKKRKHRLWAAHCRKIQLKKDGSSNHVYNYQPCDHPRQPCDSSCPCVIAQNFCEKFCQCSSECQNRFPGCRCKAQCNTKQCPCYLAVRECDPDLCLTCGAADHWDSKNVSCKNCSIQRGSKKHLLLAPSDVAGWGIFIKDPVQKNEFISEYCGEIISQDEADRRGKVYDKYMCSFLFNLNNDFVVDATRKGNKIRFANHSVNPNCYAKVMMVNGDHRIGIFAKRAIQTGEELFFDYRYSQADALKYVGIEREMEIP; from the exons ATGGGCCAGACTGGGaagaaatctgagaagggaccaGTTTGTTGGCGGAAGCGTGTAAAATCAGAGTACATGCGACTGAGACAGCTCAAGAGGTTCAGACGAGCTGATGAAGTAAAg agtatgtTTAGTTCCAATCGTCAGAAAATTTTGGAAAGAACGGAAATCTTAAACCAAGAATGGAAACAGCGAAGGATACAGCCTGTGCACATCCTGACTTCT tgtTCGGTGACCAGTGACTTGGATTTTCCAACACAAGTCATCCCATTAAAGACTCTGAATGCAGTTGCTTCAGTACCCATAATGTATTCTTGGTCTCCCCTACAGcagaattttatg gtGGAAGATGAAACTGTTTTACATAACATTCCGTATATGGGAGATGAAGTTTTAGACCAGGATGGTACTTTCATTGAAGaactaataaaaaattatgatGGAAAAGTACACGGGGATAGAG AATGTGGGTTTATAAATGATGAAATTTTTGTGGAGTTGGTCAATGCCCTTGGTCaatataatgatgatgatgatgatgatgatggagacgatcctgaagaaagagaagaaaaacagaaagatctGGAGGATCACCGAGATG ATAAAGAAAGCCGCCCACCTCGGAAATTTCCTTCTGATAAAATTTTTGAAGCCATTTCCTCGATGTTTCCAGATAAGGGCACAGCAGAAGAACTAAAGGAAAA ATATAAAGAACTCACCGAACAGCAGCTCCCAGGCGCACTTCCTCCTGAATGTACCCCCAACATAGATGGACCAAACGCTAAATCTGTTCAGAGAGAGCAAAGCTTACACTCCTTTCATACGCTTTTCTGTAGGCGATGTTTTAAATATGACTGCTTCCTACATCGTAAGTGCAATTATT CTTTTCATGCAACACCCAACACTTATAAGCGGAAGAACACAGAAACAGCTTTAGACAACAAACCTTGTGGACCACAGTGTTACCAGCATTTG GAGGGAGCAAAGGAGTTCGCTGCTGCTCTCACTGCTGAGCGGATCAAGACCCCACCAAAACGCCCAGGAGGCCGCAGAAGAGGACGGCTTCCCAATAACAGTAGCAGGCCCAGCACCCCCACCATTAATGTGCTGGAATCAAAGGATACAGACAGTGATAGGGAAGCAGGGACTGAAACGGGGGGAGAGAACAAtgataaagaagaagaagagaagaaagacgAAACTTCGAGCTCCTCTG AAGCAAATTCTCGGTGTCAAACACCAATAAAGATGAAGCCAAATATTGAACCTCCTGAGAATGTGGAGTGGAGTGGTGCTGAAGCCTCAATGTTTAGAGTCCTCATTGGCACTTACTATGACAATTTCTGTGCCATTGCTAGGTTAATTGGGACCAAAACATGTAGACAG GTGTATGAGTTTAGAGTCAAAGAATCTAGCATCATAGCTCCAGCTCCTGCTGAGGATGTGGACACTCCtccaaggaaaaagaagaggaaacacCG GTTGTGGGCTGCACACTGCAGAAAGATACAGCTGAAAAAGG ACGGCTCCTCTAACCATGTTTACAACTATCAACCCTGTGATCATCCACGGCAGCCTTGTGACAGTTCGTGCCCTTGTGTGATAGCACAAAATTTTTGTGAAAAGTTTTGTCAATGTAGTTCAGAGT GTCAAAACCGCTTTCCGGGATGCCGCTGCAAAGCACAGTGCAACACCAAGCAGTGCCCGTGCTACCTGGCCGTCCGAGAGTGTGACCCTGACCTCTGTCTTACTTGTGGAGCCGCTGACCATTGGGACAGTAAAAATGTGTCCTGCAAGAACTGCAGTATTCAGCGGGGCTCCAAAAAG CATCTATTGCTGGCACCATCTGATGTGGCAGGCTGGGGGATTTTTATCAAAGATCCTGTGCAGAAAAATGAATTCATCTCAGAATACTGTGGAGAG ATTATTTCTCAAGATGAAGCTGACAGAAGAGGGAAAGTATATGATAAATACATGTGCAGCTTTCTGTTCAACTTGAACAATG attttgtgGTGGATGCAACCCGCAAGGGTAACAAAATTCGTTTTGCAAATCATTCGGTAAATCCAAACTGCTATGCAAAAG TTATGATGGTTAACGGCGATCACAGGATAGGTATTTTTGCCAAGAGAGCCATCCAGACTGGTGAAGAGCTGTTTTTTGATTACAG ATACAGCCAGGCTGATGCCCTGAAGTATGTCGGCATcgaaagagaaatggaaatcccTTGA